Proteins found in one Pagrus major chromosome 20, Pma_NU_1.0 genomic segment:
- the ch25h gene encoding cholesterol 25-hydroxylase-like protein produces the protein MLLQPLWTLLRGHSSLLRSPVFPVVFSLSIYLSFCLPFMLLDLLSSRWALARRYKLQPQSSFSWASMWSCLALTLYNHLVFIFPLTLMHWYLKPVHLPKEAPPLPHLLAQVLVCLLLFDFQSFIWHLLHHRVPWLYRHFHKVHHTYDSTSALTTEYSGAVETLSLGFFAAANPVLLGCHPLTELAFFLLNIYLSVEDHCGYDLPWATHRLVPLGLYGGARHHDLHHLKSKYNYAPYFTHWDWLAGTLCRQHD, from the exons atgctgctgcagcctctctggACTTTGCTGCGGGGACACTCCTCCCTCCTGCGCTCACCTGTCTTCCCCGTCGTCTTCTCGCTGTCCATCTACCTGTCCTTCTGCCTACCCTTCATGCTGCTGGACCTGCTGTCCTCCAGGTGGGCCCTGGCGCGCAGGTACAAGCTGCAGCCTCAGAGCTCCTTCAGCTGGGCCTCTATgtggagctgcctggctctgaCGCTATACAACCACCTGGTCTTCATCTTCCCATTGACGCTAATGCACTGGTACCTGAAGCCGGTCCACCTGCCCAAGGAGGCCCCGCCTCTGCCTCACCTGCTGGCTCAGGTGCTGGTCTGCCTGCTGCTGTTCGACTTCCAGAGCTTCATCTGGCACCTGCTGCACCACAGAGTGCCCTGGCTCTACCGCCACTTCCACAAG GTGCACCACACCTACGACTCCACCTCGGCCCTCACCACAGAGTACTCTGGGGCCGTCGAGACTCTCAGTCTGGGTTTCTTCGCAGCCGCCAACCCCGTCCTGCTGGGCTGCCACCCGCTCACCGAGCTCGCCTTCTTCCTGCTCAACATCTACCTGTCGGTGGAGGACCACTGCGGCTACGACCTGCCCTGGGCCACCCACCGCCTGGTGCCACTCGGCCTGTACGGCGGGGCCCGCCACCACGACCTCCACCACCTCAAGTCCAAGTACAACTACGCCCCGTACTTCACACACTGGGACTGGCTGGCTGGGACGCTGTGCAGGCAGCACGACTGA